GTCAAATCGCTCGTTAGACCCGGACCCAACGCCCTCTCGCTTCCTCCTTGCTCTTTTCTCCTGACTGACATGGAGCATCACTGCGGGTGGTGCTGGTGTCTGTTGCACGTACGCTCAATTATGAATTTTGATTCAAGACACAACGTTCTTTTGATATCTCGCATATCTTCACTCTTATGAAATCAAGTAACTACATATGCAACATGAAAATCATACACACGGGGTACGATTGTCAAACACTAACGTTACATGGTGTCATTCACACAACACTTAATGACTGTTTCTATGAGTTACTGTGTAGTGTTAGTTCTTAGAGTGGAGTGTTAGTGTGTAGTGTTGGTGTGTATTGATTACTTAAGGGgaactactgtaaaaacatgagTAAAACACCAAGTATTGGTGAAGCAAATATCTACTCACCCTTCTTATAAACACGTATTTAAAAGCATCATATTAGAAAGTGCCACCAACATGTTCCTTAATAGTTTAGCTGCAAGTTATTTTCTTGATCGACCAACAGTTGAAGGTGCTGAGTTCAAGTTTCAGCAATGGTTCAAAACCAAAATACATTCACTTCACTgtcatataaaacaaagaaatgcacCAAATCCTcatatttgagaaaatgtttgacgttgtttttgctttaaaatgaaactaatTGATTCACTAATGCAGCTTAGTTTAAGattgtttgctttatttcatcACTAGTTCAAAAATATGTTCACTTCAGTGacaataaaaatcataaaatcttCACATTAGAGAAAATGATTGTAAACAGATGATTAATTATTCATATAAATACCAACTAATTGACTAATTGACCCACTAACCAATGCATTTTATTTAGAGTTTGTACataattgtgaaaatgtttgtggAAAGAGTTCCTAACATTGTCCCATGAAAATATATCACAATGATACATggagctgtccatggtcctgaatGTGAGCTCAGTCTCACACTGGATCATGACTCTGCTTCTAATATAACATTGACCTGGTGTGGTAGTGTGTAGTGTTACTTCTTAGTGTGTAGCTAGTGTGTAGTGTTAGTGAGTAGTATTAGCGTGTAGTCAGTCTGTAGTGTTGGTGTGTAGTGTTAGTTCTTAGTGTGTAGCTAGTGTGTAGTGTTAGTGAGTAGTATTAGCGTGTAGTCAGTCTGTAGTGTTGGTGTGTAGTGTTAACTTAAGGGAAACTTCTGTAAAAGCATACAAACAATTCACTtgcatttcaaactaaaaagtatgtgataaacaaaaccaaacttttatttgtgtgtgtgtgtgagtgtgtgtgtgcctcgtGATGCCTCGTGTTCACCAACAGGTCACATTTACCAACTTCCCTTCCTCTCTAgtcttcctccacctcttcatCAGCGCAGCTCAGCCAATAGGAGCAGCCTCTCCTCCGTGTGAACCAGCAGCGGGATGACGTGTTTGCTGGCGTAGAGCTGCGGTTCCTCGGCTGCTACTAAATGAATGCATGGTGGGGATGGAGGAGCAGGACGCACCGGCGGTCAGACTGTGCGCACTGCTGACCTccccacgcacacacgcacacaaacaaccacacacacgcacgcacactatCACACCCAGGATTTGTCGTCGTCACTCCTGAGGATTTCTTGCCTGTTtggattttcatttctttgcagTGAAACGCAGTGGTTGACATCTGcaacagttttttctttattacagGACGCGAGTGGTGAGTTGGGAAGTTGCTTGTACACATCTGTGAGCTGATTATATCATATCATCTTAAAACAAGAGGTTAGTCCTATAGATAAATggaagaaagtgttttttctgcttGTTCTGTGCGTAAATGAACATGTTTAATTGActtttatgaaaagaaaatgttccttttttagAAAATATCCTTCTTATtcttcagagtaaaacacaaaacaaaaagaaaaaccctaCACGTGCACGCAGTGAATGTTTGTCCTCCACCCTCCATGTCCCAGGGGAGCCAGCATGCTGTCCTCCCTGAagaccctgctgctgctctcggTCCTGTGCGCACCGACCTCCAGCCTGTGCCTGCGCCTCTACCACAGCCGCTCCGACCTCCTGTGCACCGACCAGCTGGAGGAGCCGGGCTACTCCCCCGTGGAGGACTGGGGGTCCCTGCTGCAGTCCGCGGAGTacctcacctccctctcctcatcctcctcctcctcgtcatcctcctcTGGCGAGTCCGGCCGCGGCAAGAGGACCTCGAGTCCCGCAAACTACCGCTTCATGAGCCGGACCAAGCTCAGGGGGCAGATGCTCCG
The sequence above is a segment of the Hippoglossus stenolepis isolate QCI-W04-F060 chromosome 22, HSTE1.2, whole genome shotgun sequence genome. Coding sequences within it:
- the ucn3l gene encoding urocortin 3, like; the encoded protein is MLSSLKTLLLLSVLCAPTSSLCLRLYHSRSDLLCTDQLEEPGYSPVEDWGSLLQSAEYLTSLSSSSSSSSSSSGESGRGKRTSSPANYRFMSRTKLRGQMLRNSSKGDRRSRLTLSLDVPTNIMNVLFDVAKAKNLRAKAAENARLLAQIGRRK